One bacterium DNA segment encodes these proteins:
- a CDS encoding SDR family NAD(P)-dependent oxidoreductase, whose product MSEEGPGENDIAIVGMALRVPGANTPAAFWDNLRNGVESIVDYDEETILASGESPAALRNPAYVRRGGALSDVKLFDREFFGFSPKEAAILDPQHRHFMELCWEALEDAGHTPKRFDGQIGLYGGCGMGSYFYFNVCSNRDLVDSVGLFLLRHTGNDKDFLATRVSYVLDLKGPSVNVQTACSTSLVATHLAAQSLLSGECDLALAGGVTIQFPTEAGYIFKDGEVLSPDGHCHAFDHRAAGTILTSGGGVVALRRLEDALEDGDDVYAVIKGSAVNNDGGQKVGYLAPSVDGQAAAMTEAYTVGEVDPATIGMIECHGTGTYMGDPIEISALTQAFRGSESEGATENQFCRIGSVKTNIGHLDTAAGVVGLIKAALSVRNRQIPPSLGYESPNPEIGFGNTPFLVNETLTDWHSTDGAPRRAAVNSLGVGGTNAHVVIEEAPAASPSASDSDGSVLLQLSARSNKALDGACGRLASYLEANPDVPLADVAFSLQQTREELERRRVLVARDRAQAIELLEELDPRRVFTHQVPEMRPSIVFMFTGAGSQYPNMGRDLYENEPVFREHADRGFDLYEERTGFDLRSLVYPDAADVEKSESLLMETPRQLPAIFIIEYAIVQLWRSKGVEPSMLIGQSLGENVASCVAGVVSYEACLDWMILRGRLTDETPAGAMVAVTLPADEISAHLGDECDLALVNAPGLCVASGAEAAVEALEKRLGDAEIDYQRVPVARAGHSRLFEPILDEFRRFIEKLDLQPPKIPIVSNRTGKILTDEEATDPDYWVGHLRHTVLLSQSLDTILETPGRVLVEVGPGQTLGSFARQQPRASTANILASLRHRADTIDDRDFLLVNRGRLWASGLDVELEALYEGQTRRKVRLPTYAWDHQSYFIDRVEAESGSVDEGLPEHLDDIADWSYVPTWQPTAVDPRRAETPETWLIFMDHAGIGRRLRKRLEALGHVVVCVFEADSFRKRSENEYSLAPELGREGYEALVKDLAAHGRAPSRIVHLWLTTDSERFRPGSSFFHENLQNGFYSLYFLARALAEENLPGAVHINVVSNGLQRVLDGDGPLYPEKATVLGPVKVIPREFPDVTCKSIDVNLPDAGRGAWRARLLGGRGSDGGRPASLDEVAEALEAELLAPCESELVAHRGGERFVQRFEASPLAERRAEVESGLRAGGTYLVTGGLGGLGATLADRLAREVEGVRLVLVGRTPLPPTEEWDAIVASAAPNDRNATKIRRVRALEAAGAEVMTFAADVTNLEEMRRCVGEAKGRFGGIDGIFHVAGEVADELIQLKVDADIERVFGPKIHGTQVLDGLLEEAGVELFVLYSSTSAITAPPGQVDYVAANAFLDAFAQSRRDHPTRTLAINWGIWNEVGLAASTFGSNDQDDTESQVAPVDHPFFDSRVVDSHGHTGFLKSYSPQRDWILDEHRTAAGEALFPGAGYPELARAALAEYGETGPFEIQDLYFLRPLYVPDGEVRDVRVQLKPTDTGYQLKVRTRDRIEGRVAWVLAGEARLELGGDHAGHSIDLPSIDARCTANRSTVNQLGHASGQEEHVRFGPRWRVLRQVLYGDGEALARIEIPEAFAGDLDEYHVHPAMLDYATGYAMELIDGYDPADGLWIPVSYGRIVVHAPLERQVSSWVRLRSANDEFASFDVVVADESGRVLFEAEDFTIKRLPEPVDLGEGIDPATSDIEFEAARRADGDDDLSPAELQLRRNYEAGIGPEEGTEALLRAIAGHADPQVAISSIDLQYLLRQAERVTAESSGGGARFERPDLESEYAEPRDEIEKTLVSLWEEMLGVQGLGIHDSFFDLGGHSLIAVRFFSKIKKTYRVDFPISVLFEAPTIEGCAALIRDAMGDDGSVTAAADGEARAPRTRFKHLVAMDAGEGAGGPNPPFFLVAGMFGNVLNLRHLAALVGTDRPFYGLQARGLYGDEQPHETFEEMASAYLEEIRTVQPEGPYYIGGFSGGGITAFEMAHQLEAAGEEVALLVMLDSILPVLPPLTPVDRARVQMMRLRRQGFGYLGEWARNQLKWRRERWEARFGESEENGGQGEDVFHNVAIEQAFRAALPRYQMRQYAGHVHLFRPKLDRAYVLGPDRVLNSEKLWVYPDNGWTPWVGSLEVSEMPGNHDSMVLEPNVRVMASRLRELIESC is encoded by the coding sequence ATGAGCGAAGAGGGACCGGGCGAGAACGACATCGCGATCGTGGGCATGGCGCTGCGCGTGCCCGGCGCGAACACGCCCGCGGCGTTCTGGGACAATCTCCGGAACGGCGTCGAGTCGATCGTCGACTACGACGAGGAGACGATCCTGGCCTCCGGAGAATCGCCGGCGGCGCTCCGAAACCCCGCCTATGTGCGTCGTGGTGGCGCGCTCTCCGACGTGAAGCTCTTCGATCGGGAATTCTTCGGCTTCAGCCCCAAGGAAGCGGCGATTCTCGACCCGCAGCACCGTCACTTCATGGAGCTCTGCTGGGAAGCGCTCGAGGACGCGGGCCACACGCCCAAGCGCTTCGACGGCCAGATCGGACTCTACGGTGGCTGCGGCATGGGCAGCTACTTCTACTTCAACGTCTGCAGCAATCGCGACCTGGTCGACTCCGTCGGCCTCTTCCTGCTGCGGCACACCGGGAACGACAAGGATTTCCTGGCCACGCGCGTCTCGTACGTGCTCGACCTCAAGGGGCCGAGCGTGAACGTGCAGACGGCCTGCTCGACGTCCCTCGTGGCGACGCACCTCGCGGCCCAGAGCCTGCTGTCGGGAGAGTGCGATCTGGCGCTTGCCGGCGGCGTGACGATCCAGTTTCCGACCGAGGCCGGCTACATCTTCAAGGATGGTGAGGTCCTGTCGCCGGACGGCCACTGCCACGCCTTCGACCATCGCGCGGCGGGCACCATCCTCACGAGCGGGGGCGGCGTCGTGGCCCTGCGTCGGCTCGAGGACGCGCTCGAGGACGGGGACGACGTCTACGCCGTGATCAAGGGGTCGGCCGTCAACAACGACGGCGGCCAGAAGGTCGGATACCTGGCGCCCAGCGTCGACGGCCAGGCCGCCGCCATGACGGAGGCCTACACCGTCGGCGAGGTCGATCCGGCGACCATCGGAATGATCGAGTGCCACGGCACGGGCACCTACATGGGGGATCCGATCGAGATCTCGGCCCTCACGCAGGCCTTCCGGGGTTCGGAGAGCGAGGGCGCGACCGAGAACCAGTTCTGTCGGATCGGCTCCGTCAAGACGAACATCGGGCACCTGGACACCGCCGCCGGGGTCGTGGGGTTGATCAAGGCCGCCCTGTCGGTGCGGAACCGGCAGATCCCGCCCTCTCTGGGCTACGAGAGCCCGAATCCGGAGATCGGCTTCGGGAATACACCGTTCCTCGTGAACGAGACCCTGACCGACTGGCATTCGACCGACGGCGCGCCTCGGCGCGCGGCGGTGAATTCGCTGGGCGTCGGCGGCACCAATGCGCACGTCGTGATCGAGGAGGCCCCGGCGGCCTCACCGTCGGCGAGCGATTCCGACGGCTCGGTTCTCCTCCAGCTGTCGGCGCGCAGCAACAAGGCGCTCGATGGCGCCTGTGGAAGGTTGGCCTCCTATCTCGAGGCGAACCCGGACGTGCCGCTGGCCGACGTGGCCTTCAGTCTCCAGCAGACCCGTGAGGAGCTCGAGCGGCGGCGTGTCCTCGTGGCGCGCGACCGTGCGCAGGCGATCGAGCTGCTCGAGGAGCTCGATCCGCGGCGCGTCTTCACGCATCAGGTCCCGGAGATGCGACCCTCGATCGTGTTCATGTTCACGGGGGCCGGCAGTCAGTACCCGAACATGGGCCGGGATCTCTACGAGAACGAGCCGGTCTTCCGCGAGCATGCCGACCGGGGCTTCGATCTCTACGAGGAGCGCACCGGCTTCGATCTCCGCTCGCTCGTCTACCCCGACGCGGCCGACGTCGAGAAGTCCGAGTCGCTGCTGATGGAGACGCCGCGCCAGCTGCCGGCGATCTTCATCATCGAGTACGCGATCGTGCAGCTCTGGCGCTCGAAGGGCGTCGAGCCGTCCATGCTGATCGGACAGAGCCTCGGCGAGAACGTCGCCTCCTGCGTGGCGGGCGTCGTGTCGTACGAAGCCTGTCTCGACTGGATGATCCTTCGCGGGCGCCTGACGGACGAAACGCCGGCGGGCGCGATGGTGGCGGTCACCTTGCCCGCCGACGAGATCTCCGCGCATCTCGGAGACGAGTGCGATCTGGCCCTCGTGAACGCCCCCGGGCTCTGCGTCGCTTCCGGCGCCGAGGCTGCGGTGGAGGCGCTCGAGAAGCGACTCGGGGATGCGGAGATCGACTATCAGCGGGTGCCGGTCGCGCGGGCCGGACACTCGCGCCTCTTCGAACCGATCCTCGACGAGTTCCGTCGCTTCATCGAGAAGCTCGACCTGCAGCCGCCGAAGATTCCGATCGTCTCCAATCGGACGGGAAAGATCCTTACGGACGAAGAGGCGACGGATCCGGACTACTGGGTCGGCCACCTCCGGCACACGGTCCTGCTCTCGCAGAGTCTGGACACGATTCTCGAGACCCCCGGCCGCGTCCTCGTGGAGGTCGGTCCCGGTCAGACGCTCGGCTCCTTCGCGCGTCAGCAGCCGCGCGCGTCGACCGCCAACATCCTCGCGTCGCTGCGTCACCGCGCCGACACCATCGATGATCGCGACTTCCTGCTGGTGAACCGCGGTCGGTTGTGGGCCTCGGGCCTCGACGTCGAGCTCGAGGCGCTCTACGAGGGCCAGACGCGCCGAAAGGTCCGGCTGCCGACCTACGCGTGGGACCACCAGAGCTACTTCATCGACCGCGTCGAAGCCGAGAGCGGGTCCGTCGACGAAGGTCTTCCCGAGCACCTCGACGACATCGCGGACTGGAGCTACGTCCCGACCTGGCAGCCCACCGCCGTCGATCCCCGACGCGCCGAGACCCCGGAGACCTGGCTGATCTTCATGGATCACGCGGGGATCGGGCGCCGCCTCCGCAAGCGACTCGAGGCCCTCGGCCACGTGGTCGTCTGCGTCTTCGAGGCCGACAGCTTCCGGAAGCGCTCGGAAAACGAGTACTCCCTCGCTCCGGAGCTCGGGCGCGAAGGGTACGAGGCGCTGGTCAAGGACCTCGCCGCGCACGGTCGCGCTCCCTCGCGAATCGTTCACCTGTGGCTGACGACGGACTCCGAACGTTTCCGCCCCGGCTCGAGCTTCTTCCACGAGAACCTCCAGAACGGCTTCTACAGCCTCTATTTCCTGGCCCGGGCCCTGGCGGAAGAGAACCTGCCGGGCGCGGTGCACATCAACGTCGTGTCGAACGGTCTCCAACGGGTGCTCGATGGCGACGGTCCGCTCTACCCGGAGAAGGCGACGGTCCTCGGTCCGGTCAAGGTGATCCCGCGCGAATTCCCCGACGTCACGTGCAAGAGCATCGACGTCAACCTGCCCGACGCGGGGCGCGGCGCCTGGCGCGCCCGACTCCTGGGCGGCCGTGGCTCCGACGGGGGGCGGCCGGCGAGTCTCGACGAAGTCGCGGAAGCCCTCGAAGCCGAGCTGCTCGCGCCGTGCGAGAGCGAACTCGTCGCCCATCGCGGCGGCGAGCGATTCGTACAGCGATTCGAGGCGAGCCCGCTGGCCGAGCGACGTGCCGAGGTCGAGAGCGGTCTCCGGGCAGGCGGGACCTACCTGGTGACCGGTGGCCTGGGTGGCCTGGGGGCGACCCTCGCCGATCGTCTGGCGCGCGAAGTCGAGGGCGTCCGCCTCGTGCTGGTCGGACGAACGCCGCTGCCGCCGACCGAGGAATGGGATGCGATCGTCGCGAGCGCGGCTCCGAACGATCGCAACGCGACGAAGATCCGGCGGGTCCGGGCCCTGGAAGCCGCCGGCGCGGAGGTGATGACGTTCGCCGCGGACGTGACCAACCTCGAAGAGATGCGTCGGTGCGTCGGCGAGGCGAAGGGACGCTTCGGCGGAATCGACGGCATCTTCCATGTCGCGGGCGAGGTCGCGGACGAGCTGATCCAGCTGAAGGTCGATGCGGACATCGAGCGCGTCTTCGGCCCCAAGATCCACGGCACCCAGGTCCTCGACGGGTTGCTCGAGGAGGCCGGCGTCGAGCTCTTCGTGCTGTATTCCTCGACGAGTGCGATCACCGCGCCGCCGGGACAGGTCGACTACGTCGCGGCGAACGCCTTCCTCGACGCCTTCGCCCAGAGTCGCCGGGACCATCCGACGCGCACGCTGGCGATCAACTGGGGCATCTGGAACGAGGTCGGTCTCGCGGCGAGTACGTTCGGCTCCAACGACCAGGACGACACCGAATCGCAGGTCGCGCCGGTCGATCATCCCTTCTTCGACTCCCGGGTCGTGGACTCCCATGGACATACCGGATTCCTGAAGAGCTACTCCCCCCAGCGCGATTGGATCCTCGACGAGCACCGGACCGCGGCCGGCGAAGCGCTCTTTCCGGGCGCGGGCTATCCCGAGCTGGCGCGTGCGGCGCTCGCCGAATACGGCGAGACCGGCCCCTTCGAGATCCAGGACCTCTACTTCCTGCGACCGCTCTACGTGCCGGATGGCGAGGTGCGCGACGTGCGCGTGCAGCTCAAGCCGACGGATACGGGCTACCAGCTCAAGGTCCGGACGCGAGACCGGATCGAGGGACGCGTGGCCTGGGTCCTCGCCGGAGAGGCGCGCCTGGAGCTCGGGGGCGACCACGCGGGGCACAGCATCGACCTCCCTTCGATCGACGCGCGCTGTACCGCGAACCGGTCGACCGTGAATCAGCTCGGGCACGCTTCCGGCCAGGAAGAGCACGTGCGCTTCGGGCCGCGCTGGCGGGTGCTGCGCCAGGTTCTGTACGGCGACGGAGAGGCCCTCGCGCGGATCGAGATTCCGGAGGCCTTCGCGGGGGACCTCGACGAATACCACGTGCACCCGGCCATGCTCGACTACGCGACGGGTTACGCGATGGAGCTCATCGACGGGTACGATCCCGCGGATGGGCTCTGGATTCCCGTGTCCTACGGCCGAATCGTGGTGCACGCGCCGCTCGAACGTCAGGTGAGCAGCTGGGTCCGGCTTCGGAGCGCGAACGACGAGTTCGCTTCCTTCGACGTGGTCGTCGCGGACGAGTCGGGGCGGGTGCTCTTCGAGGCCGAAGACTTCACGATCAAGCGCCTCCCGGAGCCGGTCGACCTGGGCGAGGGGATCGATCCCGCGACCAGCGACATCGAGTTCGAGGCCGCCCGGCGCGCCGACGGGGACGACGACCTCTCGCCGGCGGAGCTCCAGCTGCGGCGAAACTACGAGGCCGGAATCGGCCCGGAGGAAGGGACCGAAGCGCTGTTGCGTGCGATCGCGGGCCACGCCGATCCGCAGGTCGCGATCTCGTCGATCGACCTCCAGTACCTGCTGCGCCAGGCGGAGCGCGTGACGGCGGAGTCCTCCGGCGGCGGCGCTCGCTTCGAGCGGCCGGATCTCGAGAGCGAGTACGCCGAGCCGCGGGACGAGATCGAGAAGACGCTCGTCTCGCTCTGGGAAGAGATGCTCGGCGTCCAGGGGCTGGGCATCCACGACAGCTTCTTCGATCTCGGCGGGCACTCGCTGATCGCGGTCCGATTCTTCTCGAAGATCAAGAAGACCTATCGCGTCGACTTCCCGATCTCGGTGCTCTTCGAGGCGCCGACGATCGAGGGTTGTGCCGCGCTCATTCGCGACGCGATGGGCGACGACGGGAGCGTCACTGCCGCCGCGGACGGGGAGGCGCGCGCGCCGCGAACACGCTTCAAGCACCTGGTGGCGATGGACGCGGGCGAGGGAGCCGGAGGTCCGAATCCGCCGTTCTTCCTCGTCGCCGGAATGTTCGGCAACGTGCTCAACCTGCGGCACCTGGCGGCCCTCGTCGGGACCGATCGCCCCTTCTACGGCCTGCAGGCGCGTGGGCTCTACGGTGACGAGCAGCCGCACGAGACCTTCGAGGAGATGGCGAGCGCCTACCTCGAGGAGATCCGCACCGTCCAGCCGGAGGGTCCGTACTACATCGGGGGCTTCTCCGGAGGCGGCATCACCGCGTTCGAGATGGCGCACCAGCTCGAGGCCGCCGGCGAGGAGGTCGCGCTCCTCGTGATGCTGGATTCGATCCTCCCGGTCCTGCCGCCGCTCACGCCCGTGGACCGAGCGCGCGTCCAGATGATGCGGCTGCGTCGTCAGGGGTTCGGCTATCTGGGCGAGTGGGCCCGGAACCAGCTGAAGTGGCGGCGAGAGCGCTGGGAAGCCCGGTTCGGCGAGAGCGAAGAGAACGGCGGGCAGGGCGAGGACGTCTTCCACAACGTCGCAATCGAGCAGGCCTTCCGTGCCGCCCTGCCGCGGTACCAGATGCGGCAGTACGCGGGCCACGTGCATCTCTTCCGGCCGAAGCTGGATCGGGCGTACGTACTCGGACCCGATCGCGTGCTCAACTCGGAGAAGCTCTGGGTCTACCCCGACAACGGATGGACGCCCTGGGTCGGCTCGCTCGAGGTTTCCGAGATGCCCGGAAACCACGACAGCATGGTCCTCGAGCCCAACGTGCGGGTCATGGCGTCGCGCCTGCGCGAGCTGATCGAGTCCTGCTGA